The Arachis hypogaea cultivar Tifrunner chromosome 14, arahy.Tifrunner.gnm2.J5K5, whole genome shotgun sequence genome has a segment encoding these proteins:
- the LOC112798095 gene encoding isoflavone 7-O-methyltransferase-like, whose protein sequence is MASHIINNGLKASNEIFEGQIHLYKHMFAFLDSLCLKWCVDQRIPNIIQNHGQPMTLHELVSKLQVPLAKVSGVHRLMRYLAHIGFFDIVRIIQENQEEKEAYALTYVSKLLVRGSDHCLAPMVDLVLDPTISSSFQQLGKWVHDEGNQTPFAMALGTDIWDFLNKNPTHMKYYNDATASDSQIINLALRDHGAVFEGLESIVDVAGGAGMVAKYISEKFSHLKCIVFDLPQVVKNLKGTNNLSYVGGDMFQSIPKADAVLLKWILHDWDDDNCIKILKKCKDVVSSSNNKRGKIIIIDIVIDDEKKDQPEITQAKLQLDLVVTAYYNGKERTKKEWKKLFMKTDCQDYKISPLTGHMSLIEIYI, encoded by the exons atgGCTTCACACATAATTAACAATGGTCTCAAAGCATCAAATGAGATCTTTGAAGGCCAAATTCACTTGTACAAACACATGTTTGCATTCTTAGATTCTCTTTGCCTTAAGTGGTGTGTGGATCAAAGAATACCAAACATAATCCAGAACCATGGTCAACCTATGACTCTTCATGAGTTGGTTTCCAAGTTACAAGTTCCATTAGCTAAGGTTAGTGGTGTGCACCGTTTAATGCGTTATCTTGCACACATTGGATTCTTTGACATTGTAAGAATTATCcaagaaaatcaagaagaaaaggaagcataTGCTCTTACTTATGTCTCAAAGCTCCTTGTTAGAGGTAGTGATCATTGTTTAGCTCCAATGGTTGACCTTGTTCTTGACCCAACTATCTCAAGTTCATTCCAACAACTTGGGAAGTGGGTTCATGATGAGGGGAATCAAACACCATTTGCCATGGCATTGGGTACAG ATATTTGGGACTTTCTTAACAAAAACCCTACACATATGAAATACTACAATGATGCAACTGCTAGTGACTCTCAAATCATAAACTTGGCATTGAGAGATCATGGTGCTGTCTTTGAAGGATTGGAATCAATTGTAGATGTTGCTGGAGGAGCTGGAATGGTAGCCAAGTATATCTCTGAGAAATTTTCACATTTGAAATGCATAGTTTTTGATCTTCCACAGGTTGTGAAAAATCTTAAAGGAACCAACAATTTGAGTTATGTTGGTGGGGACATGTTTCAATCTATCCCTAAAGCTGATGCAGTTCTACTTAAG tGGATTTTGCATGATTGGGATGATGATAATTGCATCAAGATATTGAAAAAATGCAAAGATGTTGTTTCTTCAAGTAATAATAAAAGaggaaaaataattattatagataTTGTGATAGATGATGAAAAAAAGGatcaacctgaaattactcaagcAAAGCTTCAATTGGATTTAGTGGTAACAGCATATTATAATGGAAAAGAAAGAACCAAAAAAGAATGGAAGAAACTCTTCATGAAAACAGATTGTCAAGACTACAAAATTTCACCTTTAACCGGACATATGTCTCTTATTGAGATATATATTTAA
- the LOC112798093 gene encoding TMV resistance protein N-like — protein MYDVFLNFRGEDTRFLFTDYLYHGLADVKKLQVFRDDPALELGDAIKPTLMEAIKRSRIHIVVMSENYVSSSWCLLELEQMLKYSKNNGNERSMVPVFYHVKPAEVRYQISAKYKEAMEKHEKREGKDKGEAWKSALFTVCDLSGQHIVEERDHYETGVIGKIVEQVSAKLLEIRQQLNRFDSQFGVVESLLNLESCDTVGVVGIYEDPKIGKSYIRVFAFELYYKIKYKFQAAGFLVDVSELLRKTTDDDRLEIFQKELLSDMDVKTMHELKHKKMLLVLEGVDSEEHLELLVGMGISDWFGGGSRILIATENRNLFQDCPAVMNGVKLEKHCIREGEFGKEKIVKEKKVVGFVKEFIGVINQLKEEDSNRRNVVSISGMGGSGKTTLARMIYDSNEVREVFPCREWVTVSKQCIEKEVYRNCAYH, from the exons ATGTATGATGTTTTTCTGAACTTTAGAGGCGAGGACACAAGGTTCTTATTCACAGATTATCTCTATCATGGTCTGGCCGATGTAAAAAAACTCCAAGTATTCAGGGATGATCCGGCTCTGGAACTAGGTGACGCAATTAAACCTACTCTGATGGAAGCCATTAAAAGATCTAGGATTCATATTGTTGTGATGAGTGAAAACTATGTATCTTCCTCATGGTGCCTCCTGGAACTAGAGCAGATGCTCAAGTACTCCAAAAACAATGGAAACGAACGATCCATGGTCCCAGTTTTTTATCACGTAAAGCCCGCAGAAGTGAGATATCAGATTAGCGCCAAATATAAGGAAGCCATGGAGAAACATGAAAAGAGAGAAGGCAAAGACAAGGGGGAAGCGTGGAAGTCTGCTCTATTTACAGTTTGCGACCTAAGTGGACAACACATTGTTGAGGAGCGAGATCA TTATGAAACAGGGGTCATAGGCAAGATTGTTGAACAAGTGTCTGCAAAACTTCTAGAGATCAGGCAACAATTAAATAGATTTGATTCTCAATTTGGAGTGGTTGAATCACTTTTGAACCTTGAATCTTGTGATACTGTTGGTGTGGTGGGAATTTATGAAGATCCTAAAATAGGCAAAAGTTACATAAGAGTATTTGCTTTTGAGCTGTACTATAAGATCAAATATAAGTTCCAAGCAGCAGGTTTTCTTGTTGATGTTAGTGAACTTCTAAGGAAAACCACCGATGACGATCGCTTGGAAATTTTCCAAAAGGAGCTTCTTTCTGATATGGATGTGAAGACCATGCATGAGTTGAAGCATAAAAAGATGCTTCTGGTTCTGGAAGGGGTTGATAGTGAAGAGCATTTggagttgctagtgggaatgggAATAAGTGATTGGTTTGGTGGTGGTAGTAGGATCCTCAtagcaacagaaaacagaaatCTCTTTCAGGATTGTCCTGCTGTGATGAATGGTGTTAAGCTTGAGAAACATTGCATACGTGAAGGTGAATTCGGGAAGGAAAAGATTGTGAAGGAGAAGAAGGTAGTGGGATTTGTGAAAGAATTCATCGGTGTAATtaatcaactgaaggaagaagaTTCAAATAGGAGGAATGTTGTTTCAATTAGCGGCATGGGCGGGTCGGGCAAGACTACTCTTGCCCGAATGATCTATGACAGCAATGAGGTGAGGGAGGTATTCCCTTGTCGTGAATGGGTAACTGTTTCCAAACAGTGCATTGAAAAGGAAGTTTACAGAAACTGTGCATATCACTGA
- the LOC140178912 gene encoding uncharacterized protein, with the protein MLHQILNSYIHPPMNNLKSINVSFETHQTQPPSGSSIQILDSSIQSLIRSWQRRQRWLHVFATSSSSTQHQQVMNNNAPWRNHLANFLQSNWVHLFSISLLIVDLIITILELSSSLVSPCHQQRVNKVEKLSLHWIGISILSLLSIKSMALLVGLGSSFFKHFGYVMDGVVTIVALFLEVFLERKGGSLLIVVSLWRVIRVVESVYELSDETIEAQIEGIVCQFEALKEENMRLLETIQGKSKAIEKLKEDLDKCRH; encoded by the coding sequence ATGCTACATCAAATCCTAAATTCTTATATCCATCCACCAATGAATAACTTGAAATCTATCAATGTTTCATTTGAAACCCATCAAACACAACCTCCTAGTGGATCTTCTATACAAATCCTAGATTCATCAATCCAAAGTCTAATAAGATCATGGCAAAGAAGGCAAAGGTGGCTACATGTTTTcgccacatcatcatcatcaacccaaCACCAACAAGTTATGAATAATAATGCACCATGGAGGAACCATTTGGCCAATTTCCTACAATCAAATTGGgttcatttgttttcaatctcATTGCTCATTGTGGACCTCATCATCACAATTCTTGAGCTATCTTCATCTTTGGTTTCACCATGTCATCAACAAAGGGTGAACAAGGTAGAAAAACTTAGTCTACATTGGATTGGAATTAGTatccttagtttactttcaataaagTCTATGGCTTTGTTAGTGGGGTTAGGCTCTTCATTCTTTAAGCATTTTGGGTATGTTATGGATGGAGTTGTGACCATTGTGGCTCTGTTTTTGGAAGtgtttcttgagagaaaaggagGTAGTTTATTGATTGTTGTGAGTTTGTGGCGTGTGATTAGAGTGGTGGAGAGTGTGTATGAGTTAAGTGATGAAACAATTGAAGCTCAAATTGAAGGTATAGTTTGTCAATTTGAGGCACTCAAAGAAGAGAACATGAGGCTCTTAGAAACAATCCAAGGAAAGAGCAAGGCCATTGAAAAGCTCAAGGAGGATTTGGATAAATGTAGGCATTGA
- the LOC112798094 gene encoding isoleucine N-monooxygenase 2-like produces the protein MVANKSASRWIHKIMSDLNTEIACIRLGNIHVIPITSPEIARELLTKQDSIFASRPTNWSSEHVSGGYLSTIVVPYGEQWKKMKRVMANELVSPRRLQWLQDKRVEEADNIVLYVYNQCNKNGGGLVDARIVARHYCGNIIRRLVFNARHFGKGREDGGPGFEEVEHIDAIFTVLRYLFAFSISDYVACLRELDLDGHKKNLKMATKLILKYHDPLIEDRVQQWKNGKRTCEEDLLDVLISLKDANDNPLLTLDEIKSQIMDMMIATVDNPSNAFEWRLAEMLNRPETLRKAVEELDTVVGKERQVQESDIPKLNYIKVCAREVFRLHPIDDINATHVSMEDTFIADNTYFIPKGSHIVLRRQGIGQNLRIWEEPLKFKPERHLEKDNNNIDGFKNLNLNEPSLKLITFGTGRRACPGINLGSTMTVMLFARMLHGFNWSVPPNEKTIDLSETEGSTIKAKPLMAFAMPRLPAEAYGIST, from the exons ATGGTAGCAAACAAATCAGCATCTAGATGGATACATAAGATCATGAGTGATCTAAACACCGAAATCGCGTGCATTCGTCTAGGTAACATTCATGTTATTCCCATCACTAGTCCTGAAATCGCTCGCGAATTATTGACAAAACAAGATTCAATTTTCGCGTCGAGGCCTACGAATTGGTCTAGTGAACATGTCTCAGGTGGGTACTTGAGTACAATAGTAGTGCCCTATGGAGAACAATGGAAGAAAATGAAGAGAGTTATGGCCAATGAATTGGTGTCTCCAAGAAGACTCCAATGGCTACAAGACAAGAGGGTGGAGGAAGCCGACAACATCGTTCTCTATGTTTACAATCAATGCAACAAGAATGGTGGCGGTCTTGTGGATGCGAGGATTGTGGCACGACATTATTGTGGCAACATTATTAGAAG GTTGGTCTTCAATGCAAGGCACTTTGGTAAAGGAAGGGAAGATGGAGGACCCGGATTTGAGGAGGTGGAACATATTGATGCAATCTTCACTGTTTTGAGATACCTCTTTGCATTCTCTATCTCTGATTATGTTGCATGCTTGAGAGAGCTTGACTTGGATGGTCATAAGAAGAACTTGAAGATGGCCACTAAGTTGATATTGAAGTATCATGATCCCTTAATTGAAGATAGGGTTCAGCAATGGAAGAATGGTAAAAGAACATGTGAAGAGGACTTGCTTGATGTTCTAATCTCCTTGAAAGATGCAAATGATAATCCACTTTTGACTCTTGATGAAATTAAGTCTCAAATTATG GATATGATGATTGCAACCGTGGACAATCCATCGAATGCCTTTGAATGGAGACTTGCCGAGATGCTAAATCGGCCGGAGACGCTCCGAAAGGCGGTGGAGGAATTAGATACGGTGGTTGGCAAGGAAAGACAAGTTCAAGAATCAGACATTCCAAAACTCAATTACATAAAAGTATGTGCAAGAGAAGTGTTTCGCCTTCACCCCATTGATGATATCAACGCTACCCATGTTTCCATGGAAGACACATTTATTGCCGACAACACATACTTCATTCCAAAAGGTAGCCACATTGTTCTAAGACGGCAAGGAATCGGACAAAATCTAAGAATATGGGAAGAACCCTTGAAGTTTAAACCCGAACGCCATttagaaaaagataataataatattgatgggtttaagaatttgaatttaaatgagCCGAGTTTGAAGTTGATTACGTTTGGCACCGGAAGACGTGCATGTCCCGGAATCAATCTTGGTTCTACCATGACAGTTATGTTATTTGCTAGGATGTTGCATGGCTTCAATTGGAGTGTGCCACCCAATGAAAAAACCATTGACCTCTCCGAAACAGAAGGAAGTACCATAAAAGCAAAGCCACTCATGGCATTTGCAATGCCGCGGTTGCCGGCGGAGGCTTATGGAATTTCTACTTAA
- the LOC112798096 gene encoding putative disease resistance RPP13-like protein 3, producing MASSSSDQGPTPLSYFKYDVFLNFRGFTRFDFTDTLYHALIKARIETFRDSEGLRIGEELHGSLVEAIERSRMSVLVLCDMYPTSRWPLDELVKIMECSENGKTRPVLPIYFHVQRSDVQYEKNSYRTAMIDQEKGRYKHRVEAWRSALSAVGSIYGQNISRLTPWGTAIEKIVEEVTKRLPPLPLHIDRPLGCDSELKLVELLLEIGSHAPCLMLGIHGDGDEISKFVAELYNKIRPHFVIASFLSNISEKTNESGGGLEHLQETLLSEMGEVVKTKIGSTFKGSSEIKRRLGQKRVLLVLDDVDSIQQLNSLAGGTDWFGPGSRIIITTRYEDVLDDHVSNNGVEVKKYYFTQGSSSTTKEENIVGLEKDFEIVINQLKEANSPGNVVSIVGMGGLGKTTLARKIFDSNEVKKLFSCRAWATVSKDFRGKEVFRSLLNLTSKSKHKDSSSEEELKEKVRKYLNGKKYLVVLDDVWDTNNAWGALKGCFPKNNNGSMILLTTRDDRVANVSESKKPHHRLSFLDKKESWKLFCNEVFCSKKCPRDLEPIGRSIAQSCNGFPLAIKTIAGIVAKRERSEDAWEEIKNLLPYWSVAEDKEGKKMMEILKLSYDDLSEKMKPCFLYLGVFPEDIEIRVRDLIEVWIAERLIEPIQSGRSKVAAEPEDIGEQYLKELVDRNLVQVASRRSDGKGVKTCKIHDLIRELCISVSNSPDNGNNNARRLSFPRDIGSYACSVTCDQSCTYSLFIYGDVKGWSHHIPEDCRVNVLYFEGWIDDLSQLTNEKNVENLKELKSVKFLKIDIFYPNELSKLQSIQTLHITDDETPKDLNIGGLKQLRHFRRECEVCLLVDKDGVKNKMQNLQTLLYVHVDSRLGFLLHNGYFPNLRTLGLSVTEEGRHSAEKTFSSLHCLSNLQKLKLELPISESFPIPVDKIAFPSNLRKLTISYFDGLKSEDMNALGRIPGLKILKFNDVRCIEKILNCGTDRSFLQLQVFIMISVRVKCLTLEDGAMPCLRRAVFHGCPGLELKYLPQQMRSLGCNLHFTPHDDNDDDDDDADSDFDDDDDDDDDEDEDDDIFKMMTMMMIMMTMMLMMIDFSDILDVNVPVSSYSFIKFSIMFLYFFFFIFFN from the exons ATGGCAAGTTCATCATCAGATCAAGGTCCAACACCATTATCATATTTCAAGTATGATGTTTTTCTCAACTTTAGAGGTTTCACAAGGTTCGATTTCACCGACACGCTCTATCATGCTTTGATCAAAGCAAGAATCGAGACCTTCAGGGATAGCGAGGGGCTCAGAATAGGGGAGGAGCTGCACGGTTCTCTTGTGGAAGCAATTGAAAGATCAAGGATGTCAGTTCTTGTACTCTGTGATATGTATCCAACTTCCAGGTGGCCCCTTGATGAACTCGTCAAGATCATGGAGTGTTCGGAGAACGGAAAAACGCGACCAGTGTTACCAATCTATTTCCATGTGCAAAGATCAGATGTGCAGTATGAGAAGAATAGTTATAGAACAGCCATGATTgatcaagaaaaaggaagatacaAGCACAGGGTGGAAGCATGGAGGTCTGCCTTGTCTGCAGTTGGCAGCATATATGGACAAAACATCAGTCGACTTAC TCCATGGGGTACGGCTATTGAGAAGATTGTTGAAGAGGTCACAAAAAGACTTCCCCCCTTGCCTCTGCATATTGATCGTCCACTTGGATGTGATTCTGAACTTAAACTGGTGGAATTACTTTTAGAGATTGGTTCTCATGCTCCTTGTTTGATGCTGGGAATTCATGGAGATGGTGATGAAATAAGCAAATTTGTTGCGGAGTTGTATAACAAGATTAGGCCTCACTTTGTAATTGCAAGTTTTCTTTCTAATATCAGTGAGAAAACAAATGAAAGTGGTGGTGGCCTAGAACATCTACAAGAAACTCTTCTTTCTGAGATGGGAGAGGTGGTCAAGACTAAGATCGGAAGCACATTCAAAGGATCCTCTGAAATAAAACGAAGACTGGGCCAGAAAAGAGTTCTTCTAGTTTTGGATGATGTTGACAGTATACAACAACTGAATTCACTAGCGGGAGGAACTGATTGGTTTGGTCCCGGTAGTAGGATCATCATAACAACAAGATATGAAGATGTGCTAGAtgatcatgtgtcaaataatggTGTTGAGGTTAAGAAATATTACTTCACCCAAGGAAGTAGTTCTACTACGAAGGAAGAAAATATAGTGGGATtggagaaagattttgaaattgtaaTTAATCAACTCAAGGAAGCAAACTCTCCTGGTAATGTTGTTTCCATTGTTGGCATGGGTGGGTTAGGAAAGACTACCCTTGCTCGAAAGATTTTCGATAGCAATGAGGTGAAGAAGCTATTCTCTTGCCGAGCATGGGCAACTGTTTCCAAAGATTTCAGAGGAAAGGAAGTTTTTAGAAGCCTTCTCAACTTAACATccaaatctaaacataaagattCAAGTAGTGAAGAGGAGCTAAAGGAGAAGGTGAGGAAATATTTGAATGGAAAAAAGTACTTAGTAGTCCTTGACGATGTTTGGGACACTAATAACGCATGGGGTGCTCTAAAGGGTTGTTTCCCTAAAAACAACAATGGAAGCATGATACTACTAACTACCCGCGACGATCGGGTGGCCAACGTTTCAGAGTCAAAGAAGCCTCATCACAGGCTTTCCTTTTTGGATAAAAAAGAAAGTTGGAAACTGTTTTGCAATGAGGTATTCTGCAGCAAAAAGTGTCCTCGGGATCTAGAACCTATTGGTAGATCAATTGCCCAAAGTTGCAATGGTTTTCCATTGGCTATCAAAACCATAGCGGGGATTGTAGCGAAGAGGGAGAGATCAGAAGATGCATGGGAAGAAATCAAGAACCTGCTCCCTTACTGGTCTGTTGCTGAAGACAAGGAAGGTAAGAAGATGATGGAGATATTGAAGCTTAGCTACGATGATCTGTCTGAGAAAATGAAGCCATGCTTCCTATATCTTGGGGTGTTTCCTGAAGATATAGAGATTCGGGTGAGAGATTTAATCGAAGTATGGATAGCAGAAAGGTTGATAGAGCCAATCCAGAGTGGAAGATCAAAAGTAGCAGCAGAACCTGAAGATATTGGTGAGCAATACTTGAAGGAACTAGTGGATCGTAACTTGGTACAAGTGGCCAGTAGGAGGAGTGACGGGAAAGGCGTCAAAACTTGTAAGATCCACGATCTCATTCGGGAATTGTGTATTTCAGTGAGTAACAGCCCTGATAACGGTAACAATAATGCTCGTAGGTTGTCCTTTCCAAGGGATATAGGATCCTATGCATGTTCAGTAACATGTGATCAATCATGCACTTATTCCTTGTTCATTTATGGAGATGTCAAGGGGTGGTCACATCATATTCCAGAAGACTGTCGAGTTAATGTGCTATATTTTGAAGGATGGATTGATGATCTAAGTCAACTAACTAATGAAAAGAATGTTGAGAATTTGAAGGAGTTGAAAAGTGTCAAGTTCTtgaaaatagatattttttaCCCAAATGAGCTAAGTAAGCTTCAGAGCATACAAACATTACATATAACGGACGATGAAACTCCCAAGGACCTAAATATTGGGGGGTTAAAGCAACTGAGACATTTTCGAAGAGAATGTGAAGTGTGTTTATTAGTAGATAAAGATGGGGTAAAAAACAAAATGCAGAATCTCCAAACCCTACTTTATGTGCATGTTGATTCACGACTAGGGTTCTTACTCCACAATGGCTACTTTCCCAACTTAAGAACACTCGGGTTATCTGTAACTGAAGAAGGAAGACATTCAGCAGAAAAAACTTTTAGTAGTTTACACTGCCTAAGCAATCTACAGAAACTGAAATTGGAGCTCCCGATCTCTGAATCATTTCCAATTCCAGTTGATAAAATTGCATTTCCGTCAAATCTTAGGAAGCTTACCATCTCATATTTTGATGGTTTGAAGTCCGAAGACATGAATGCATTGGGACGAATTCCCGGccttaagattttaaaattcaatgatGTTCGTTGTATCGAAAAAATTCTTAATTGTGGTACTGATAGGAGCTTTCTGCAGCTTCAAGTGTTTATCATGATATCTGTGCGTGTCAAATGTCTTACCTTAGAAGATGGTGCGATGCCTTGCCTTCGACGTGCGGTCTTCCATGGCTGCCCTGGCTTGGAGTTGAAGTACCTTCCTCAACAAATGCGTTCCTTGGGTTGTAACTTGCATTTTACGCcacatgatgataatgatgatgatgatgatgatgctgatagtgattttgatgatgatgatgacgacgacgatgatgaagatgaagatgatgatatcttcaagatgatgacgatgatgatgatcatgatgacGATGATGCTGATGATGATTGATTTCTCTGATATATTGGATGTCAATGTTCCCGTTAGTtcttatagttttatcaaattttcaattatgtttttatacttttttttttttatcttttttaattag